The Gordonia sp. KTR9 genome contains a region encoding:
- the dapD gene encoding 2,3,4,5-tetrahydropyridine-2,6-dicarboxylate N-succinyltransferase has translation MTSTGAHATGIATVIDGGSTPGVVLDVWFPEPELDGVETAETVTLDEESTPAHLRELVGVDEARGVKTIAVRTGIADIAAAPIDAYDVYLRLHLLSHRLITPHGANLEGIFGMLTNVVWTNHGPCAVENFESVRAKLRARGPVTVYSIDKFPRMVDYVVPGGVRIGDADRIRLGAHLAAGTTVMHEGFVNFNAGTLGSSMVEGRISAGVVVGDGSDIGGGASTMGTLSGGGKEIIALGKRCLLGANSGCGIPLGDDCVIEAGLYVTAGTKVTGPDGTQIKARDLSGQSNLLFRRNSLTGAVEVVPWKGDGIALNEALHKND, from the coding sequence GTGACTTCTACTGGCGCACACGCAACTGGCATCGCGACCGTGATCGACGGGGGTTCGACTCCGGGCGTCGTCCTCGACGTCTGGTTCCCCGAGCCCGAACTCGACGGTGTCGAGACCGCGGAGACGGTGACCCTCGACGAGGAGTCGACGCCGGCCCACCTCCGTGAGCTGGTGGGAGTCGACGAGGCCCGCGGGGTGAAGACCATCGCGGTCCGCACCGGGATCGCCGACATCGCCGCCGCACCCATCGACGCCTACGACGTCTACCTGCGACTGCACCTGCTGTCGCATCGGCTCATCACCCCGCACGGCGCCAACCTCGAGGGCATCTTCGGAATGCTCACCAACGTGGTGTGGACCAACCACGGCCCCTGTGCGGTCGAGAACTTCGAGTCGGTTCGGGCGAAGCTCCGCGCGCGTGGACCGGTCACCGTCTACTCGATCGACAAGTTCCCGCGCATGGTCGACTACGTCGTGCCCGGGGGCGTCCGCATCGGCGACGCCGACCGTATCCGCCTCGGTGCGCACCTCGCGGCCGGCACCACCGTGATGCACGAGGGCTTCGTCAACTTCAACGCCGGAACCCTCGGTTCGTCGATGGTGGAAGGTCGCATCTCCGCGGGTGTCGTCGTCGGCGACGGCTCCGACATCGGCGGCGGCGCATCGACGATGGGCACCCTGTCGGGTGGCGGCAAGGAGATCATCGCGCTGGGCAAGCGGTGCCTGCTCGGCGCGAACTCCGGCTGCGGCATCCCGCTGGGTGACGACTGTGTCATCGAGGCCGGTCTCTACGTCACGGCCGGCACCAAGGTCACCGGGCCCGACGGCACCCAGATCAAGGCGCGCGACCTGTCCGGACAGTCCAACCTGCTGTTCCGTCGCAACAGCCTGACCGGCGCGGTCGAGGTCGTGCCGTGGAAGGGCGACGGCATCGCCCTCAACGAGGCCCTGCACAAGAACGACTGA
- a CDS encoding TIGR00730 family Rossman fold protein, protein MSTTPDPAAAVNEADEAGDADTCYVGPIRIRRDQQGKTTDRRLLEWVDPRDAARRSDRTMRDSWRVLRIQSEFVAGFDAMSEVAEAVTVFGSARLHPDSPEYALGVRVGRALGEAGYAVITGGGPGAMEAANRGAHEAGAESIGLNIELPFEQGLNPWVNLGMNFRYFFVRKTMFVKYAQAFVCLPGGMGTLDELFEALTLVQTKKVVRFPIVLVGSDFWGGLLAWMRDVLAARGMISPEDLDLLTVVDDPDDVVAAIEAATP, encoded by the coding sequence ATGTCGACCACGCCCGATCCCGCCGCAGCCGTCAACGAGGCCGACGAGGCCGGGGACGCCGACACCTGCTACGTCGGACCGATCCGGATCCGTCGAGACCAGCAGGGCAAGACCACCGACCGCCGGTTGCTGGAATGGGTCGACCCGCGCGACGCCGCGCGTCGTTCCGACCGGACCATGCGTGACTCCTGGCGCGTCCTGCGCATCCAGTCCGAGTTCGTCGCCGGATTCGACGCGATGAGCGAGGTCGCCGAGGCCGTGACGGTCTTCGGCTCGGCGCGACTGCATCCGGATTCGCCGGAGTACGCGCTCGGCGTGCGCGTCGGCCGGGCGCTGGGCGAGGCCGGCTACGCGGTCATCACCGGCGGCGGACCCGGTGCGATGGAGGCTGCGAACCGGGGTGCGCACGAGGCCGGGGCGGAGTCGATCGGACTCAACATCGAGCTGCCCTTCGAACAGGGCCTCAACCCGTGGGTCAATCTCGGCATGAACTTCCGCTACTTCTTCGTGCGCAAGACGATGTTCGTCAAGTACGCGCAGGCGTTCGTCTGCCTTCCCGGTGGGATGGGCACGCTCGACGAGCTCTTCGAGGCGCTGACCCTCGTGCAGACCAAGAAGGTCGTCCGGTTCCCGATCGTGCTGGTGGGCAGTGACTTCTGGGGCGGGCTCCTCGCCTGGATGCGCGACGTCCTCGCCGCGCGCGGGATGATCTCGCCGGAGGATCTCGACCTGCTCACCGTGGTCGACGATCCCGATGACGTGGTGGCCGCCATCGAAGCAGCCACGCCCTGA
- the folP gene encoding dihydropteroate synthase — translation MPVSPTLCGRRVPTDRALVMAIVNRTPDSFYDRGASFDDTAAQAHVDRVVAEGADIIDVGGVKAGPGREVDAATEAARVVGMISWIRDRHPDVLISVDTWRSEVADQACAAGADLINDTWAGFDPEVVAVAAERGAGIVCSHTGGAVVRTRPHRVSYGDSVDAVVADVLREVTSAADRALAAGVRRDSIVIDPTHDFGKNTHHGLALLRGVKDLVNTGWPVLMALSNKDFVGETLGTDLAQRLEGTLAATSLAAAQGARIFRVHEVAATRRVVDMVAAIAGTRPPARTVRGLA, via the coding sequence GTGCCGGTGTCGCCGACGCTGTGCGGGCGTCGGGTGCCGACCGATCGCGCGCTGGTCATGGCGATCGTCAACCGCACGCCCGACTCGTTCTACGACCGGGGTGCGAGCTTCGACGACACCGCCGCCCAGGCGCACGTCGACCGGGTGGTCGCCGAGGGCGCCGACATCATCGACGTCGGCGGGGTCAAGGCCGGACCCGGTCGAGAAGTCGACGCCGCGACGGAGGCAGCCCGGGTCGTCGGGATGATCTCCTGGATCCGCGACCGCCACCCGGACGTGCTGATCAGCGTCGACACGTGGCGCAGCGAGGTCGCCGACCAGGCCTGCGCCGCCGGGGCCGACCTGATCAACGACACCTGGGCGGGGTTCGATCCCGAGGTGGTCGCCGTCGCCGCCGAACGCGGCGCGGGAATCGTCTGCTCTCACACGGGCGGCGCGGTGGTGCGTACGCGGCCGCACCGCGTCTCCTACGGGGATTCCGTCGACGCCGTGGTGGCCGATGTGCTCCGGGAGGTGACCTCCGCAGCCGACCGGGCGCTCGCGGCCGGGGTCCGTCGTGACTCCATCGTTATCGATCCGACGCACGATTTCGGCAAGAACACTCACCACGGGCTGGCTCTGTTACGCGGTGTGAAAGATCTTGTTAACACGGGCTGGCCGGTGCTGATGGCACTGAGCAACAAGGATTTCGTAGGGGAGACTCTGGGTACAGACCTAGCGCAACGATTGGAAGGGACTCTGGCCGCGACGAGTCTGGCCGCCGCCCAAGGCGCCCGGATCTTCCGCGTTCACGAGGTCGCAGCCACTCGTCGTGTGGTCGACATGGTCGCTGCCATCGCGGGAACGAGACCACCCGCCCGAACAGTCAGGGGACTCGCATGA
- a CDS encoding DM13 domain-containing protein, giving the protein MLGGLGVVVIAALAVGAAVFQPWLIFVDTEVDDAIPVAVTPTTSAPGQAPPAGPVVVSRGDLISHEHSTSGTVSIIEQPGGSRVLAIENLDTTTGPDVHVWLSQGDVVEGFSGWRTAAGVPHVDLGMIKGNKGNQVYEIPADVDLGDYPSVFLWCVKFSVSFGAAEVGSLR; this is encoded by the coding sequence GTGCTCGGCGGGCTCGGCGTCGTGGTCATTGCGGCGCTCGCCGTCGGAGCCGCCGTCTTCCAGCCGTGGCTGATCTTCGTCGACACCGAGGTCGACGACGCGATCCCCGTGGCGGTCACCCCGACGACGTCGGCGCCGGGGCAAGCGCCTCCCGCCGGACCGGTGGTGGTCTCGCGGGGCGATCTGATCAGCCACGAACACTCGACCTCCGGGACGGTCTCGATCATCGAGCAACCGGGCGGGTCGCGGGTCCTGGCGATCGAGAACCTGGACACCACGACCGGCCCGGACGTCCACGTGTGGCTGTCGCAGGGGGATGTCGTCGAGGGATTCAGTGGCTGGCGCACGGCCGCCGGGGTCCCGCACGTCGACCTCGGCATGATCAAGGGGAACAAGGGCAACCAGGTCTACGAGATCCCCGCCGACGTCGACCTGGGTGACTATCCGTCGGTGTTTCTCTGGTGCGTGAAGTTCAGCGTCTCCTTCGGCGCCGCGGAGGTGGGCTCACTACGGTGA
- a CDS encoding glucosyl-3-phosphoglycerate synthase, with protein MTKQQKRRKPSTVSSRDKAAVWPTVAQAPGTEQRWSATHTWEQPEWTIDELVEEKRGRTISVVLPALNEEETVADVIATIMPLYGTLVDEIIVLDSGSTDATAERALAAGAQVVTREEAVPELDPVKGKGEVLWRSIAVATGDIIAFVDSDLIDPDPMFVPKMLGPLLVNPEIQLVKGYYRRPLRTGGTHDANGGGRVTELVARPLLASQKPDLTAVLQPLGGEYAGTRELLSSVPFAPGYGVEIGLLIDTYDRYGLAGIGQVNLGVRTHRNRPLVELGVMSRQIVGTLMRRCGIGDSGVGLTQFTAEPDGSFTPHTTEVYLEDRPPMNTVRVLDAKTEEMAS; from the coding sequence ATGACCAAGCAGCAGAAGCGACGTAAGCCCAGCACCGTCAGCAGCCGGGACAAGGCCGCGGTGTGGCCGACAGTCGCACAGGCCCCGGGAACCGAGCAGCGTTGGTCGGCAACCCACACCTGGGAACAGCCGGAGTGGACGATCGACGAACTCGTGGAGGAGAAGCGCGGCCGGACGATCTCGGTCGTGCTCCCCGCGCTGAACGAGGAGGAGACCGTCGCCGACGTCATCGCCACGATCATGCCGCTGTACGGAACCCTCGTCGACGAGATCATCGTCTTGGACTCCGGCTCCACCGACGCCACCGCCGAGCGTGCGCTCGCCGCCGGCGCCCAGGTGGTCACCCGTGAGGAGGCGGTGCCCGAGCTGGACCCGGTGAAGGGCAAGGGTGAGGTGCTGTGGCGTTCGATCGCCGTGGCGACCGGCGACATCATCGCCTTCGTCGACTCCGACCTCATCGACCCGGATCCGATGTTCGTGCCCAAGATGCTGGGCCCGCTTCTGGTCAACCCCGAGATCCAGCTCGTGAAGGGCTACTACCGGCGTCCGCTGCGCACCGGAGGTACGCACGACGCCAACGGCGGCGGCCGTGTGACCGAGCTCGTCGCCCGCCCCCTCCTTGCCTCCCAGAAACCCGACCTCACCGCCGTCCTGCAGCCGTTGGGCGGCGAGTACGCCGGCACCCGCGAGTTGCTGTCGTCGGTACCGTTCGCGCCGGGGTACGGGGTCGAGATCGGGCTGCTCATCGACACCTACGACCGCTACGGCCTCGCCGGAATCGGTCAGGTGAACCTCGGCGTCCGGACTCACCGCAACCGCCCGCTGGTGGAACTGGGGGTCATGAGCCGGCAGATCGTCGGAACCCTCATGCGCCGATGCGGTATCGGGGACTCGGGCGTCGGGCTGACCCAGTTCACCGCCGAGCCCGACGGGTCGTTCACGCCGCACACCACCGAGGTCTACCTCGAGGATCGTCCGCCGATGAACACCGTGCGGGTCCTGGACGCGAAGACCGAGGAGATGGCCTCCTAA
- a CDS encoding DUF3117 domain-containing protein has protein sequence MAAMKPRTGDGPLEAAKEGRGIVVRIPIEGGGRLVVELTADEAAALGEELRGVTG, from the coding sequence ATGGCGGCAATGAAGCCACGTACTGGGGACGGCCCCCTCGAAGCGGCCAAAGAAGGGCGTGGAATCGTTGTCCGGATTCCGATCGAGGGTGGAGGTCGACTCGTCGTCGAGCTGACCGCCGACGAAGCAGCCGCGCTGGGCGAGGAACTCCGCGGGGTCACCGGCTGA
- a CDS encoding TIGR00730 family Rossman fold protein encodes MSAVCVYCASGPVDQPYLDLAAEVGRTLAEQGHVVVSGGGNISMMGALVNAAREAGGHTVGIIPRALMKHEVADLGSGELVVTETMRERKRLMDERADGFITLPGGIGTLEELFETWTGGYLGMHDKPVVLLDPSDFYAPLLDWLRELSTTGFVARRSLDRLLITRSVSDAVELATAR; translated from the coding sequence GTGAGTGCTGTCTGTGTCTATTGCGCGTCCGGTCCCGTCGACCAGCCCTACCTCGATCTCGCCGCCGAGGTGGGGCGGACACTGGCCGAGCAGGGGCACGTGGTCGTCTCCGGTGGCGGGAACATCTCCATGATGGGAGCGCTGGTCAACGCCGCTCGCGAGGCCGGCGGCCACACGGTCGGCATCATCCCGCGGGCGCTGATGAAACACGAGGTCGCCGATCTCGGGTCGGGTGAACTCGTCGTCACGGAGACGATGCGCGAGCGCAAGCGACTCATGGACGAGCGCGCCGACGGGTTCATCACCCTGCCGGGCGGTATCGGGACGCTCGAAGAACTCTTCGAGACCTGGACCGGCGGATACCTCGGAATGCACGACAAGCCGGTCGTCCTGCTCGATCCTTCCGATTTCTACGCGCCGTTGCTCGACTGGCTGCGAGAGTTGTCGACAACCGGTTTCGTCGCCCGTCGATCGCTCGACCGACTGCTCATCACGCGCTCGGTGTCCGACGCGGTGGAGTTGGCAACGGCCCGGTGA
- the dapE gene encoding succinyl-diaminopimelate desuccinylase, producing the protein MSIPDLDLTADPVDLTAALVDIESESRNESAIADAVEAALRTQTTGFEIIRHGNRVLARTDRGLAQRVILAGHLDTVPVAGNLPHRRETHPEEGDVLHGCGTVDMKSGDAVFLHLAATLPEPASDLTLVFYDCEEIAAEFNGLNDIERELPEWLAGDVAILGEPTAGLIEAGCQGTLRVRLSTTGTRAHSARSWMGDNAIHKLGGVLTTLAGYRARRVDIDGCEYREGLSAVAVGGGVAGNVIPDAAHVDVNFRFAPDRSVDQALDHVREVFAADLADGTLGLEVTDSAAGALPGLAHPAAAALVDAAGGRFRAKYGWTDVSRFSALGIPAVNLGPGDPNLAHRVDERVPVEQIRAVTELLRAYLS; encoded by the coding sequence GTGAGCATTCCCGATCTCGACCTGACCGCCGACCCCGTCGACCTGACCGCCGCACTGGTCGACATCGAGAGCGAGTCGCGCAACGAGTCCGCCATCGCCGACGCGGTCGAGGCCGCCCTGCGAACGCAGACAACCGGTTTCGAGATCATCCGGCACGGCAACCGCGTTCTCGCGCGCACCGATCGCGGTCTCGCCCAGCGGGTCATCCTCGCCGGACACCTCGACACCGTGCCGGTCGCGGGCAACCTCCCACACCGTCGTGAGACCCATCCCGAGGAGGGCGACGTCCTGCACGGATGCGGGACCGTCGACATGAAGTCCGGTGACGCGGTGTTCCTCCACCTCGCGGCGACGCTGCCCGAGCCCGCCTCGGATCTGACACTCGTCTTCTATGACTGCGAGGAGATCGCGGCGGAGTTCAACGGCCTGAACGACATCGAGCGCGAGCTCCCCGAGTGGCTGGCCGGCGACGTGGCGATTCTCGGCGAGCCCACCGCGGGGCTCATCGAGGCGGGGTGCCAGGGAACGCTGCGGGTTCGTCTGTCGACGACGGGCACCCGTGCGCATTCGGCCCGGTCGTGGATGGGCGACAACGCCATTCACAAACTCGGCGGTGTCCTCACCACGCTGGCGGGTTATCGGGCCCGCCGGGTCGACATCGACGGCTGTGAGTACCGCGAGGGGCTGTCCGCGGTCGCGGTCGGTGGCGGCGTCGCCGGTAACGTGATCCCGGACGCCGCGCACGTCGACGTCAACTTCCGCTTCGCGCCGGACCGCTCGGTGGACCAGGCGCTCGATCACGTGCGCGAGGTGTTCGCCGCCGATCTGGCCGACGGCACCCTCGGGCTGGAGGTCACCGATTCCGCCGCCGGCGCCCTGCCCGGGCTGGCGCATCCGGCGGCCGCGGCGCTCGTCGACGCCGCGGGCGGGCGCTTCCGCGCGAAGTACGGCTGGACCGACGTGTCCAGGTTCTCGGCGCTCGGGATCCCGGCCGTGAACCTGGGTCCCGGCGACCCCAACCTCGCGCACCGCGTCGACGAACGAGTGCCGGTGGAGCAGATCCGCGCGGTGACCGAACTGCTTCGCGCGTACCTGTCCTGA
- the glgA gene encoding glycogen synthase → MRVAMMTREYPPEVYGGAGVHVTELVRHLRDLITVDVHCMGAERETAAVYTPDPGLAGANAAITTLSADLRMAVGAADADVVHSHTWYTGLAGHLAAQLYDVPHVLTAHSLEPSRPWKAEQLGGGYRVSSWVERNAVEYADAVIAVSSGMRTEICDTYPRLDPERVHVVRNGIDTSQWYPVDDPFGPDSTPTALGLDSTRPIVAFVGRITRQKGVAHLVAAAHRFDPEIQLVLCAGAPDTPEIGAEIERAVGELSASRPGVHWVREMLPLPRIREILTAATVFVCPSVYEPLGIVNLEAMACGTAVVASDVGGIPEVVRDNVTGRLVRYDPVDPAAFEHDLAETVNAVSSDAAAAAAMGAAGRERAGAEFSWATIAEQTLGIYESVRR, encoded by the coding sequence ATGCGGGTGGCGATGATGACACGAGAATATCCACCTGAGGTCTACGGCGGTGCCGGTGTCCACGTCACCGAATTGGTCCGCCATCTCCGCGATCTCATCACCGTCGACGTGCACTGCATGGGTGCCGAGCGGGAGACCGCCGCGGTGTACACCCCCGACCCGGGGCTGGCCGGGGCCAATGCGGCGATCACCACGCTCTCGGCCGACCTGCGGATGGCTGTCGGCGCGGCCGACGCCGACGTCGTGCACTCCCACACCTGGTACACCGGTCTCGCCGGGCACCTGGCCGCCCAGCTCTACGACGTGCCGCATGTGCTCACCGCGCATTCGCTCGAACCGTCGCGTCCGTGGAAAGCCGAGCAACTCGGCGGCGGGTACCGGGTCTCGAGCTGGGTCGAACGCAACGCGGTCGAGTACGCCGACGCCGTCATCGCGGTCAGTTCGGGTATGCGTACCGAGATCTGCGACACCTACCCACGCCTGGACCCCGAGCGTGTCCACGTGGTGCGCAACGGGATCGACACCTCACAGTGGTATCCGGTCGACGACCCGTTCGGGCCCGATTCGACGCCCACCGCCCTCGGGCTCGACTCGACCCGGCCCATCGTCGCGTTCGTCGGCCGGATCACCCGGCAGAAGGGCGTGGCGCATCTCGTCGCCGCCGCCCACCGTTTCGACCCGGAGATCCAACTCGTCCTCTGCGCGGGCGCGCCGGACACCCCGGAGATCGGCGCCGAGATCGAGCGGGCCGTCGGTGAACTGTCCGCGTCACGCCCCGGCGTGCACTGGGTGCGCGAGATGCTGCCGCTCCCGCGTATTCGCGAGATCCTGACAGCGGCAACGGTCTTCGTGTGCCCGTCGGTGTACGAACCGCTGGGCATCGTCAACCTCGAGGCCATGGCCTGCGGTACCGCGGTGGTGGCGTCGGATGTCGGCGGCATCCCCGAGGTGGTGCGCGACAACGTCACCGGCCGCCTCGTGCGGTACGACCCCGTCGATCCGGCGGCCTTCGAACACGATCTCGCCGAGACGGTGAACGCGGTCAGTTCCGATGCAGCCGCGGCCGCGGCGATGGGCGCGGCCGGCCGCGAGCGCGCCGGCGCCGAATTCTCCTGGGCGACGATCGCCGAGCAGACCTTGGGGATCTACGAGTCCGTCCGGCGCTGA
- a CDS encoding DivIVA domain-containing protein, protein MQTLLLYLLIMGLVVAVVFAVVWFVFGRGEDLPPVEPETTLTRLPSVGITGDDVRALRFAQTPRGYKQAEVDWALARLAHEVDDLRSVIARLRDREPVPGTHPDDPAADGAENAAGAWRSGPPTAPG, encoded by the coding sequence ATGCAGACGCTGCTGCTGTACCTGCTGATCATGGGGCTCGTCGTCGCGGTCGTGTTCGCCGTTGTCTGGTTCGTGTTCGGACGTGGCGAAGACCTGCCGCCGGTCGAGCCCGAGACGACCCTCACCAGACTGCCGTCGGTGGGGATCACCGGCGACGACGTCCGCGCGTTGCGCTTCGCGCAGACACCGCGCGGCTACAAGCAGGCCGAAGTCGACTGGGCGCTGGCGCGTCTCGCGCATGAGGTCGACGATCTCCGCTCGGTCATCGCGCGCCTGCGCGACCGCGAGCCGGTGCCCGGGACGCATCCGGACGACCCGGCCGCCGACGGCGCCGAGAACGCCGCGGGAGCCTGGCGGTCGGGCCCGCCGACGGCCCCGGGGTAG
- a CDS encoding putative RNA methyltransferase, whose translation MPHEGSSHEARADTPTPHRAHGLNSTVEILRCPVCAGPLSVDATSLRCPAAHSFDIARQGYVSLLDGRSGALRADTAAMVAARARVHDAGFFGAVVDSVARRAAEFASGLARPVILDAGAGGGHYLRAAVDAGAAAGGVERSSVAGIGIDLSKYCARAIARGPHSLAAIVADVWRGLPVVDDAVSVVLSVFAPRNAPEFARVLAPDGALIIVSPGPDHLAELIEPMGMLRVDSAKSARLHAALDDGFELVDESPLRYTASVDAATVGDLVAMGPSAFHSEEADIRSRADAFAGTGRVPVTVSVVMTTCRPARGRHPGQRRTDS comes from the coding sequence ATGCCCCACGAGGGCAGTTCCCATGAGGCCCGGGCGGACACACCGACACCGCACCGGGCGCATGGCCTCAACTCGACCGTCGAGATCCTACGATGCCCGGTGTGCGCCGGGCCCCTTTCGGTCGACGCCACCTCGTTGCGTTGTCCCGCCGCTCACTCATTCGACATCGCGCGGCAGGGCTATGTCTCACTGCTCGACGGCCGGTCGGGCGCGTTGCGCGCCGACACCGCGGCCATGGTCGCCGCGCGGGCGCGGGTGCATGACGCCGGTTTCTTCGGCGCCGTGGTGGATTCCGTCGCCCGACGCGCCGCCGAGTTCGCGAGCGGACTCGCCAGGCCCGTGATTCTCGACGCGGGCGCCGGTGGCGGACACTATCTTCGCGCCGCGGTCGACGCGGGCGCAGCGGCGGGCGGTGTCGAACGCTCCTCCGTCGCCGGGATCGGCATCGACCTGTCCAAGTACTGCGCGCGGGCCATCGCCCGCGGCCCGCACTCACTCGCGGCGATCGTCGCCGACGTCTGGCGAGGACTGCCGGTTGTCGATGACGCTGTCTCGGTGGTGCTCTCGGTGTTCGCGCCCCGGAACGCCCCCGAGTTCGCCCGGGTGCTCGCGCCCGATGGCGCACTGATCATCGTGAGTCCGGGACCCGACCACCTCGCCGAGCTCATCGAACCGATGGGGATGCTGCGGGTGGACTCCGCGAAATCCGCACGTCTCCACGCCGCACTCGACGACGGTTTCGAGCTGGTCGACGAATCACCCCTGCGGTACACCGCGAGCGTCGACGCCGCTACCGTCGGTGACCTGGTCGCCATGGGGCCCTCGGCATTTCACTCCGAGGAGGCCGACATCCGCTCGCGGGCAGATGCCTTCGCGGGGACGGGACGCGTGCCGGTGACGGTGTCGGTCGTGATGACCACCTGCCGGCCGGCCCGCGGGCGACACCCCGGTCAGCGCCGGACGGACTCGTAG
- a CDS encoding long-chain-acyl-CoA synthetase — protein MSPEVEQDSRQQSVKKTVGIPDLLRGVVKMAPHATGMIKHAPGLIRRPPEAKRTIGSVFQKHAAEHPDRPFVRFEGRTTTYGEANRRVNRYAAALSADGVGKGDVVALLSKNCTTDLLLMLATVKLGAIAGMLNYNQRGEVLEHSVGLLEAKVLIHDPDCAEAFESIPESVLPRHVYDFAEFDAAAEGLSGENPEVTEQLPASTKAFYIFTSGTTGMPKASVMSHNRWLASLSGIGGLAVRLRHSDTMYVPLPLYHNNALSVSLSSVLASGACIAIGRSFSASKFWDDVILNRATAFCYIGELCRYLLAQPEKPTDRQHSVHTVVGNGMRPDIWDEFRERFGVDRVVEFYGASELNLAFVNAFSVDKTAGFCPLPYKIVEYDEEGNPKRGDDGRLVKVGRGGTGLLLAQISDRVPVDGYTDSEETEKKIIRDAFKDGDAYFNSGDLVRDQGFAHIAFVDRLGDTFRWKGENVATTQVEGAVDSYEAVAQSVAYGVEVPGTDGRAGMIAIKLREGAELDPSAFARHLYDALPSYAVPLFVRVVDDFEQTSTFKNRKVELRKEGYTDAEAERLYVLLGKEKGYTDFYDGYPDDVAAAKVPKG, from the coding sequence ATGTCCCCAGAGGTCGAGCAGGACAGTCGGCAGCAGAGTGTGAAGAAGACGGTCGGTATCCCCGACCTTCTTCGTGGTGTGGTGAAGATGGCGCCACACGCGACCGGGATGATCAAGCACGCACCGGGGCTCATCCGACGCCCACCCGAGGCCAAGCGCACGATCGGTTCGGTCTTCCAGAAGCACGCGGCCGAACACCCCGACCGGCCCTTCGTGCGGTTCGAGGGCCGCACGACGACCTACGGCGAGGCCAACCGCCGGGTGAACCGTTATGCCGCAGCGCTTTCTGCTGACGGCGTCGGCAAGGGTGACGTGGTGGCGCTGCTGTCCAAGAACTGCACCACCGACCTGCTGCTGATGCTCGCCACCGTCAAGCTGGGCGCGATCGCCGGGATGCTGAACTACAACCAGCGCGGTGAGGTGCTCGAGCACAGCGTCGGACTGCTCGAGGCGAAGGTCCTCATCCACGATCCCGACTGCGCGGAGGCCTTCGAGTCGATCCCGGAGTCGGTCCTGCCTCGGCACGTGTACGACTTCGCCGAATTCGACGCCGCCGCCGAGGGGCTCTCCGGGGAGAACCCCGAGGTCACCGAGCAGCTGCCCGCGTCGACCAAGGCCTTCTACATCTTCACCTCCGGCACCACGGGGATGCCGAAGGCGAGCGTGATGAGCCACAACCGGTGGCTGGCCAGCCTGTCCGGCATCGGTGGTCTGGCCGTCCGGTTGCGCCACAGCGACACGATGTACGTGCCGCTGCCGCTGTACCACAACAACGCGCTGTCGGTGTCGCTGTCCTCGGTCCTCGCTTCCGGGGCGTGCATCGCCATCGGACGGTCGTTCTCGGCGTCGAAGTTCTGGGACGACGTGATCCTCAACCGCGCGACGGCTTTCTGCTACATCGGCGAGTTGTGCCGCTACCTCCTCGCCCAGCCCGAGAAGCCCACGGACCGCCAGCATTCCGTGCACACGGTGGTGGGCAACGGCATGCGCCCGGACATCTGGGACGAGTTCCGCGAACGATTCGGCGTCGACCGTGTCGTCGAGTTCTACGGGGCCAGCGAACTCAACCTCGCCTTCGTCAACGCGTTCAGCGTCGACAAGACCGCCGGCTTCTGCCCGCTCCCGTACAAGATCGTGGAGTACGACGAGGAGGGGAACCCGAAGCGCGGCGACGACGGTCGGCTCGTGAAGGTCGGCCGGGGCGGCACCGGTCTGCTGCTCGCCCAGATCAGTGACCGGGTACCCGTCGACGGATACACCGACTCGGAGGAGACCGAGAAGAAGATCATCCGCGACGCCTTCAAGGACGGTGACGCCTACTTCAACTCCGGTGACCTCGTGCGCGATCAGGGGTTCGCGCACATCGCTTTCGTCGACCGGCTCGGCGACACCTTCCGATGGAAGGGGGAGAACGTCGCCACGACCCAGGTCGAAGGTGCGGTGGACTCCTACGAGGCCGTCGCCCAGTCGGTGGCGTACGGCGTCGAGGTCCCGGGAACCGACGGTCGTGCCGGAATGATCGCGATCAAGCTGCGCGAGGGTGCCGAGCTCGATCCGAGCGCGTTCGCCCGGCACCTCTACGACGCGCTGCCGTCCTACGCGGTACCGCTGTTCGTGCGGGTCGTCGACGACTTCGAGCAGACCTCGACCTTCAAGAACCGCAAGGTCGAGCTCCGCAAGGAGGGATACACCGACGCCGAGGCCGAACGGCTCTACGTGCTGCTCGGCAAGGAGAAGGGATACACCGACTTCTACGACGGCTACCCCGACGACGTCGCCGCGGCCAAGGTGCCCAAGGGGTGA